One segment of Gemmatimonadota bacterium DNA contains the following:
- a CDS encoding acyl-CoA dehydrogenase, with protein sequence MTVTMDPPAVLPLTSLNEEEAMFREAVRQFAEAELAPRAARMDAAGEMDADLFPQLFELGLMGIEVPEHLGGAGSSFFASIVVIEEVSRADPAVGVVVDVQNTLINNCLLRYAKDELQNRYLPRLASEWIGAYCLSEAGSGSDAFALSCRATDAGDHYVLDGPKLWITNGGEADFFIVFANLDPALGYRGITAFAVERTYEGVSIGKKEDKLGIRASSTVEVLLDSVRVPKDNVVGEVGNGYKIAIGTLNEGRIGIGAQMVGLAQGALDHTVRYTRERQQFGAPLADFQAVQFQLANMRTELEASRLLVYNAARLRGAGEDFLIEAAMAKLYASEAAQRISSQAVDLHGGYGFTKEYPVEKLFRDSKIGTIYEGTSNMQLNTIAKYMLR encoded by the coding sequence ATGACAGTGACGATGGACCCCCCCGCCGTACTGCCCCTTACCTCGCTCAACGAAGAGGAGGCGATGTTCCGCGAGGCCGTACGCCAGTTTGCAGAGGCGGAATTGGCCCCGCGCGCCGCGCGCATGGACGCGGCCGGCGAGATGGACGCGGATCTTTTTCCGCAGCTCTTCGAGTTGGGCCTGATGGGGATCGAGGTGCCCGAGCATCTGGGCGGCGCGGGCTCATCCTTCTTCGCCTCCATCGTCGTGATCGAGGAGGTCTCGCGCGCGGACCCGGCGGTGGGCGTGGTGGTGGACGTACAGAACACGCTGATCAACAACTGCCTCCTCCGGTACGCCAAAGACGAGCTGCAGAACAGGTACTTGCCGCGACTCGCCTCCGAGTGGATAGGCGCGTACTGCCTGTCCGAGGCGGGCTCCGGCTCGGACGCGTTCGCGTTGAGCTGTCGCGCGACCGACGCGGGCGATCACTACGTGCTGGATGGACCGAAGCTGTGGATCACCAACGGCGGCGAGGCCGACTTCTTCATCGTGTTCGCCAATCTGGACCCGGCGTTGGGTTATCGGGGCATCACGGCCTTCGCGGTCGAACGCACCTACGAGGGCGTCTCCATCGGCAAGAAGGAGGACAAGCTGGGCATCCGCGCCTCGTCCACCGTGGAGGTGCTGCTGGACTCCGTGCGCGTGCCGAAGGACAACGTCGTCGGTGAGGTCGGAAACGGGTACAAGATAGCCATAGGTACTCTGAACGAGGGCCGCATCGGCATTGGCGCGCAGATGGTGGGGCTGGCCCAGGGGGCGCTGGATCACACGGTGCGCTACACGCGGGAGCGCCAGCAGTTCGGCGCCCCGCTGGCCGACTTCCAGGCGGTCCAGTTCCAACTCGCCAACATGCGCACGGAGTTGGAAGCGTCGCGGCTCCTGGTGTACAACGCGGCGCGTCTGCGCGGAGCGGGCGAGGACTTCCTGATCGAGGCGGCCATGGCCAAGCTCTACGCGTCGGAGGCCGCCCAGCGCATCTCGTCACAGGCCGTCGACCTGCACGGCGGCTACGGCTTCACCAAGGAGTACCCCGTGGAGAAGCTGTTCCGCGACTCGAAGATCGGCACGATCTACGAGGGCACCTCCAACATGCAGCTCAACACCATCGCGAAGTACATGCTGCGGTAA
- the gcvH gene encoding glycine cleavage system protein GcvH encodes MSEIPSDLMYSEEHEYLRPAEEDGFYYIGITDYAQGELGDVVFVELPSAGDSFAKMDVFGTVEAVKAVSDLYMPVGGEVVEMNESLDADPSLVNSDPYGDGWMIKVRVADQSELDALLDGAGYEDHIG; translated from the coding sequence ATGTCCGAAATCCCCTCGGACCTGATGTACAGCGAGGAACACGAGTACTTGCGGCCCGCTGAGGAGGACGGGTTCTATTACATCGGCATCACCGATTACGCCCAGGGGGAGCTGGGTGACGTGGTGTTCGTGGAACTGCCCTCCGCCGGGGACTCCTTCGCCAAGATGGACGTGTTCGGCACAGTGGAGGCGGTGAAGGCGGTCAGCGACCTCTACATGCCGGTCGGCGGCGAAGTGGTGGAGATGAACGAATCGCTGGACGCGGATCCGTCCCTCGTGAACTCCGATCCATACGGCGACGGCTGGATGATCAAGGTTCGGGTCGCCGACCAGTCGGAGTTGGATGCGCTCCTGGACGGCGCGGGGTACGAAGACCACATAGGCTAA
- a CDS encoding metal-dependent hydrolase yields MAKLTWYGHSTFGLTTDSGHRLIIDPFLNDNPSCAASVDDIAELDFILCTHGHHDHFADAIPLAKSTGATLISTFEIVSYVGTQGVSKAHPLHIGGGHSFPFGYAKMTPALHGGMVAGEGAGPYTTVPGGFLIDMDGKRLYHAGDTALIVDMQLLEGQVDVALLPIGDNFTMGPDDAVRAVEFIRPDVVIPMHYSTWEVIDQDPHEFAAKVGDKARTVVLEPGSTWEF; encoded by the coding sequence ATGGCGAAGCTCACCTGGTACGGGCACTCGACGTTCGGACTGACGACGGACTCGGGGCACCGGCTCATCATCGACCCCTTCCTGAACGACAACCCCTCCTGCGCAGCGTCGGTGGACGACATCGCCGAGCTGGACTTCATCCTCTGTACCCACGGCCACCACGATCATTTCGCGGACGCCATTCCGCTGGCCAAGAGCACCGGGGCCACGCTCATCTCGACCTTCGAGATCGTCAGCTACGTGGGCACCCAGGGGGTGAGCAAGGCGCATCCGCTGCACATCGGGGGCGGGCACAGCTTCCCGTTCGGGTACGCCAAGATGACGCCCGCGCTCCACGGCGGGATGGTCGCCGGGGAGGGCGCCGGCCCCTACACGACGGTGCCCGGCGGCTTCCTGATCGACATGGACGGCAAGCGGCTCTACCACGCTGGAGACACGGCGCTGATCGTCGACATGCAGCTCCTCGAGGGGCAGGTCGACGTCGCCCTGCTTCCCATCGGCGATAACTTCACCATGGGACCGGACGACGCCGTTCGCGCGGTGGAGTTCATTCGCCCGGATGTGGTGATCCCGATGCACTACAGCACCTGGGAAGTGATCGACCAGGATCCGCACGAGTTCGCCGCGAAGGTCGGCGACAAAGCCCGAACCGTAGTGCTGGAGCCCGGATCTACATGGGAGTTTTGA